In the genome of Brachypodium distachyon strain Bd21 chromosome 3, Brachypodium_distachyon_v3.0, whole genome shotgun sequence, the window TGGGTGGTCCATGTAGTTATCAATCAAGGTTTTGCTCCTCAGTTGGTTACCCTGTACTTCTGCAAAAAGGGAAATGTCCGAATCAAACTCCTTGCAGTCGAAAGATGCATCTTCAAGGCTTGAAGTTTTAAAGCCAGGGTTATGTTTGAGCAACTTGAACAAAACTGTCATTTGAGTTTGAACGAGCACCAACACTCGAGGAGTAAGCAGACATAAAGAAAAATTCATGCTTGCTGCAGTTGTTCAGTGCGGAGTGGGAGCATGGGGCATGAGGATGAAAGAAGTTTGTCAAGTCTTAGTATGTCCAGAGTAAAAACAATGTTTCTTTTGAACATCCATTGAAGTGAGTAAAACATTTTGTACCTTAACAGTGTTAAGGAGAACTTTGGCTTCACTGTTGGTGTTGAAGTGGTCACGAACAGGCTGAAAAGGGGAAAATAGTATTAGGGCAAAAAAAACTATACATGAATAAATATCCAAATTAGCAGTAAAACAATACCTTAATGTCAGCAAAACATAGGTGTCCAATGACAAACATGCTAATACAAAATTGCATTAAGAGCACACAAATTGACACCGCAACAATAAAAACGGTGTGATGACTCAAATTAGGAGAATTGCAGTGGTGGAAcgaaataaaacaacaaagaGAAACTGTCTCAAGTATCATAGGACAATAGACTCAAAACTGAAAGTTTAAAAATGCAGTGGTGGAATGAACCAAAACAACAAACATAAACATTCTCAAGAATCACACTTCTATTAACTCATAAAGGTAAGCTTCAAGTGTATACTTTATGACAAGTAAAAGACTGTATTACATAGTTGAAGAAAGGTGAAGCCAAATGAGGAGAAACTATACCTTCAATATTTCATTTATCGCTTTTGCCAAAGCAGGTTTAACGTCAGCAGGATGCAAAGCACCACTCACATAATCCGCGGTGAGCTCATCCATGTTTGCAAATGTTCTGTTTAAAAGAAGGCCATTGTTATAATTCCACACAAAAGGTCTTCCGTGTTTGAAAACCCATAATGCAATGGTATAAAATCTCCAAAGGTAAtatattaaagggatgaccttctatttgattaaaaaaacatagtTTGTGGTGGTACATTAGATGGCTCTTCACATAATTGATGATAACAAAAGATAGTTTTCAACGTTTTGTAGTCCAAGAAAAGAATATTACTTGTTGCCACCATTATTTTCTTTCCGAACCACCTCAAACTTGTCAAACCAAGGGAAAACAATGTACTTGATGTACTCCAAGCACGGATTTCCCTCAACAATGTTAGGAGGGCAGAAAGCTTGTTTTATCTTCAAATTTACCTGAGCCTGCAATCAAGTTGGTTACAGACTTACAGTACAATATCAGCTTAGAAAGGCAAAACCTTCACAAAAACATACCGCTACATGAACTGTAGATATTGTTAATACGATGATAAAGTGATGACTGAATGACATTTATAAAATCAGttgaacaaaaagaaaaaaaaactacagatAAAGGTAAAACAAAGTGCAAATCGGCATGGAAAGCTAAATTTGTTTAACTTTAAATATTACCATACATGTCAACCGTATCGAGGAACTATATTAACATCTCTAAACCAAACTTGTAAGTATAAATAGTATAGTGGTAAGGGCTTCATTTTCTAGCATGGAAGATGAGGACCCCCTATAATGTTCTAGTCAGTAATATCTTTCAACATTCAAAAGTTCTCCCTTGCAGGCATTTTACGATTCAACATTAGGTACCCATGCTTTGGAATAAAGAAACATTGCTAATGAAGAGAACATCTGAGGAACCTCATCATCTTCCATAAAGATGGCTGATGTTGGATCACTCTTTGACATCTTCTCCTGGCCTTCTTTGAAACCTGGGAGCATATCTGTGATTCATATTAAGGGAGAAATGTTTTTGCACAACCTGGCAATGAACCACCACTCAAGATTTCAAACACCATAACAAGTTAGACACATATACCAATGATGACATATGAGTGAAAGTACAATATAGAAAAACATAAACAGCAACAATGGGCAAATCAGGATACGATGTGACAGAATAATAGGTTTATTCTTCCTTTTGATGTCATCGCAATATTCCCTTGCTAGCATGTTAACCTTCCTTTGGTCCATGCCCAACTGGCATATGTCTGCCTATACAAGGAAAAAGGATTAGTGCAAAATAATAAGTGCATATAAATCCAGATTAAGGATATACCACCACGTCATATTAAGGGAACTCAGGAAACATCAATAATCTTAATTACGTTAATTCAATAGCTACCTTTTGCGGAGCATGGTCTGCAACATAAATATACTAACCTTCAGGAAGAATATATCAGCACATTGCATACAAGGATAGAAGATCTGTGCAGCAGTCAATTCCTCATTGTCACTGCGACCCATAATTGTACAACACCTGTGCAGTACGAAAAATGAGAAAACTAAATATATCCCATATGCAGGGTGGGGGACCCATAGTTGTACACCACCTGTGCAGTACGAAAAATGAGAAAACGAAACATATGCCATATATGCAGGGTGGAGGAAGGGGGGGGGCGACAGATCTGTCCTGATGGTAGCAAGAGTAACAATACGGTCCATAATAATACATCAACAGGCGCacgcaaaaaaaacattaacaGGCATAGTAAGAAAAATACCACAtaataaagaaaaaggaggcgggcgggcggggtATGATGGTTCAGGTTCAAACTATGCAAGGTTAAGAATCCTTTGAATGCATATGCAATCTAAGGGACTGCATACCTCGTTATTCTTTTGATATTATTTTTCCTGCCAATGTCCATTACAAGCGGCCAGTATTCATTTGCACGCTTATTGATTTCTTCCGAGGACCACAGGAATTCCACGCCATCAAGGTTCATACCAGCTGCTTTCCATATTTCAATCATATAGCGCCCAACAGTCTGGATTTTTTTCAGGTCGCCCCCCATTTTGTTGTTTAGCTGTGCGAACCAGTCTGCTATCCAGATTTTCACTTTGCATCCCGCTTTGATCATCTTGTTAACGTTAATTGTCTTGACAACACCCTGCGAATACAGCAATGAGAACGTCAAGCATTGGCAAGTCCTTCTCAGGTCTTACAATGTCAACGATACATGCATATTGTCCTTAAGCATCAGTGAAGTAGAATTTTCATTATGTGTTGTACTGGCTTCACAGATGTCGAGGCACACCAATTAAGCTTTGTAGGCATCTTTCTATGTTTCATAATGTGTTGTGCCAGCCAAACATATCGCTGGAAGATAGGACAAGGAAGTGCTCAGGACAGTGCTAGTTACTTGTATATTTATGTTTCTCCTCTTTTTTTAGTCATCTCTTCTAAACATATAATGGTTTGTTTACTCTTTCGTAGTTTTCTTCCATGAATTAAACAGTTCAACCAATAACCACGAGTGCAAGTATAATCAGCATGTAGTATTTTCATGAAGCAAAGAAACAGTGAACTAATTAATCTTTCCTGTTTCTTGACCCTGAATCATCAAGGTTGGTTATTATCCAAAACTTAATTGGCACTCCTAATTACTCCCATACAATACCAGCCAACATAGACCTGGACGACAGGACAAGGAGGAGTTCAGGACAGTGCTAGTTAGTCCTATATTCATTTATGTTTGTCCGCGTCTTAGTCATCGCTTTTCTTTCTAAACACAAAATGGTATGTTTACACTTTCTTAGTTTCGTTCCGTGAATTAAGCAGTTTAATTAATTACGACAAATGCAACTATAATCAGCACACCACATTTAACAAACCTGGTCAGCGAATAAAATGAATAGAAGTAAATTTCATGTGCAGAGCATTGAAATCTAAGGCAAGAACATACATAGTCCAAAGTGCAAACTCCCCAGTTGGCTGATGCTCTATCATGCTAACCCTCttgaaattaattaatttggtaTCAAAATAGCTGCTCACTAAATTCCTGCAGCACTACTGAGTAGGCACATATCAGTACATTCAGACGATAAATTTTACCACACTAACAACACCTTTCATATATTCTAGTAACCAGAATAGTTCAAACACAATCCCCACAAGATAAaaagttcaaacacaaaaatCCGATCAGCTgcctataaaaaaaatgtatccTCCTTCTAAAGCTAGTAGGGCGCATTGATTTCGAAGTGGGTTCGACTCGAACTCGAACCTGAGCGATGTGCATGCGGCCGGAGGGCTCGAACCCGTCGTAGCAGACGGGGACGGGCTTGTTCTGCAGCAGGCGCTTGAGCTCGTCGGGCATGATGCACTCCTCGGCGATGCCCATCAGCAGGTCGAACCGCTCGTCCAGGCTCATCCCCGCCACGGCCCCCGCGAGgccctccgcggcggcggcggtggccggggGAGTGTCCACGGGAGGCGGGGAAGGCTCCATtgggatgcggcggcggccggagtccgagtccaaaggcggcggcggcagcggaggaggagcgtgcTTTGGAGTTTGGAATGGGCTGGCTAGGGTTGCTCTCTTTGTGTGTTCGACTCAGATGTCGAGAGAGGTTCCGTTCAGTTCAAGAGTAGCAGATGGGCTAAAGAAAACGTGGACCGTTAGCAGCTCGCATCGCCAGCCCACTAAGCTATGAGTTGGCCCATCCTCCAATACcgcctctcaaaaaaaaattcttccaATACCGAGGAGAGACCATTGTCCATCAATCGATCCCTTCATCCCTTCCCAGATGGCCTTtcggcccaaggcccatccTGGGCTCTGGCCACGTCAGGATAAAATGGCCTGGGGCGTGCGCGGGCCGCAGCCGCCGGTGTTGCCGCGCCGgatattttgttctttttttttatgctttctctttttcttcgcGTTGCTCTGTGACGCTCTTGGTAGAGACAGGGCGAGTTGGTAGAATGATGGGATCCGCGCGTGAGAATGAATTGATGCCCAAAAACTCTATCTATACAAAATTTGAAATGCCCTCAAAGGATTGCAGTTACAGGAGTCAATTCTTATTTCATCGTTTGGATCCGGTTCATATATGGGACACCGAAAATGTGAGAACAGACTCGTGCAACAACAGGAGCTGCTACTGATAGCTCATGCCTCATCGACGAGATGAGTTGATATGCTGTTACAAACACTGTACACATCGATTTTCCATCACAAACAGAGGGGCCTGAACTCGACGCCCTCCACAACGAGCCCGCACTTAGGGTACCAACCGAGCACCTCAAAGCTCGCCaccacctcttcttcctcccgtgCCATGGCATGGTCGCCACCTGTGCGCAACCGTCCCATCTCCATCTCCCACCACCCGTCGGTCCTCAAAGCCGGGACCCTCACGTCGTCGC includes:
- the LOC100822969 gene encoding tyrosine--tRNA ligase 1, cytoplasmic — translated: MEPSPPPVDTPPATAAAAEGLAGAVAGMSLDERFDLLMGIAEECIMPDELKRLLQNKPVPVCYDGFEPSGRMHIAQGVVKTINVNKMIKAGCKVKIWIADWFAQLNNKMGGDLKKIQTVGRYMIEIWKAAGMNLDGVEFLWSSEEINKRANEYWPLVMDIGRKNNIKRITRCCTIMGRSDNEELTAAQIFYPCMQCADIFFLKADICQLGMDQRKVNMLAREYCDDIKRKNKPIILSHHMLPGFKEGQEKMSKSDPTSAIFMEDDEAQVNLKIKQAFCPPNIVEGNPCLEYIKYIVFPWFDKFEVVRKENNGGNKTFANMDELTADYVSGALHPADVKPALAKAINEILKPVRDHFNTNSEAKVLLNTVKKYRVTN